The Vanacampus margaritifer isolate UIUO_Vmar chromosome 16, RoL_Vmar_1.0, whole genome shotgun sequence genome includes the window aataaatagttcaaatgaatttttgacgtctgtagccgtcaatggcagtgaatgagttaatggtacCTTTTGGAAGTACGaccaaaaagttcaaccttgAGTTTGTCGGACTATAACCCATTTTTGTACGTGTTTTCACAAAATCTTTAAACCGTGGTTGAACTCTTTGGCCATAATTCCAGAAGCTCACAGTAATGGTCATGAGAAGttatgaaatgatttatctttgGTCTGATTTTCAACACAAAACCTGACAaccggggtgtgtagacttttcgcATCCACTGTGAGTGATCGTAAACTCTTCCAAAAGCATGCAGACTCATTTAACTTTGACAGGGTGGGAGGTGGAGCGGGTGCAGGAAGGGTCCAAAAAGCGGGGGCAGTGTGGGAGGTTGCAGTTGTTAGTGAGAGGAGAAGTAGAAATAATACATAAAGGAGAAGCAGACAAGTGGAGGACAGCACAGCAGCGTGAAGAGCTTCCTAAAGCATTTCAACTGCTGAAACTTCTGCAAGCAACAAGTAAGTTATTTATACTATTTGTTGTAAATGGTTATTTCTAGTAAGTATTGGTAATGTGAATACTTTTCCTGTGTAATCAAACAcaagttgtatttaaaatgtttgtgttgattCATCGTGAAAATTCCTGTAAGTGGATCCAGCTGACTGAGCTGCAGTGTGTCCCACAtgggcgtgtgtgcgtgcgtgtgtgtgtgtgcgtgcgtgcgtgtaggcATTCACCGACCCTCTCTTGTGCAATACGGTCTGGAATGTTGAATTAGTGTGAGCCACCTCCGACAGCTTAACATGAGGATTAATCCTGCCACCAAATATTCTGTTTGCGTACATTTATAAACCCCTTcaaacgaaaaacaaaaagttccaCTTTACTGGCACAACTTAATGAGAGCTTAAGTGAAACCTTTACACAAAATAATGCTTAGTTTAGCTTGCTGACAATTTGTCCAATCATTCAAAAATACTTTACAACAGTAATattgtcaaatattttaataatcatatttaaaaatatatatttttcttggaTCAATAGTTTTAACATTATTgagtgtcccccccccccccccccacttgtttttgttactttcCCACATCCTTCTTTTCCTGGTGCCCTGATCAAGTTGACAAGCAAAGCGGGTggaatttttttgaattactCTTTGGCAGCGGTGGCAAGTGTACTTAAACTCTGTACTTAAGTGCAGATAACCTCCTTGTACCCTGGTATAAAAAAAGGTGCAGATTCAAGACCtgtatttcaataaaaatacaaaagtaaaaatgaatgatTATGGTCAGTTACCTGTTTTGACAACTTgggacaaaacacacaacaacaaaaaacttccCTCTCACTTTCCTTCCATTCATTAACTTTCATGGTGGGAAGAAAATTTTGagtagctagcaagctagctagctagctagctagctagcatttgcTTGCCTCATGCTACCAAAACAAGACGGTAATAGCTAAATTAGCCAATGAtaactggacaaaaaaaatacacattactAATGTTTTTACAGACATCGGggttcaggtttttctttttatccttAAAATGGCTTCCCTTAACCAGAAACCAggtcacaaatgaaaattcGCAATAACCGAACTACGAAGTAGTGAGGGAACATTGTAAacctattttgacaaagtacACGAAAGTATAAAGTACATATATCTGTTTCCAAATTaaggaagcaaaagaaaaaggtcATACAATAAAAATCTACTTGAGTACAGTAGTGAAGTATCCACAAATCCTCAGTTGAAATAATAGCTTGATAAaatctaaaactaatactagaataaaaactaaaaatctgaaaaactggatttgaaaaacaaaaagacaaaaaaaaatatgtataacgAAAAATGAAAAACGATTACAACCCTGGTTTGTACTTTACTCCCCACCATCACTATTCATCATTCACCCGGCCGGCTTTGGCATCCACCAATGTAATTCACACGCCAGGGGCCCATTatagcaaataaaaataaaacaccagcCCTCATGGGGAATAAAAAGATCCCAACGGGGTGCAAAAATTGTTGTGACTGCACAAGTCCTTCCTAATATGTTCTTTGTACCATCTCCAGGCTGTGTGATGGCTCCCAGCAGACCCGCTCCCACgatgctcatttacctgcttcTCTTAAGTGCTTCCACTTCTCAGCCTACGACAAAACCAGAGCCAGGGGCCAATCGGACACGGCCCCTCAGACCCCGTGCGTTCCCGTCCGAGGTCCTCGTGCTCCCCCCGGATAACTATTACGACACAAATGACGACGTTACCACCGTTCCACCTGAGACCGTGTCTGCAAAACGAGGAACGTTGAAGCGATGCGACTACAACCCGTGTGAGGAGAACCAGCCCGCTTGTATTGAGCTCGCAGCCGCCAATAACTGTTTGTGTCCGGGGTCAACGTCTAAACGGGAGGCGCCGCAGCCTCCTTTCCTGAAAACGCTGACCTGGAACGGTTCGGATGTGGTCCTCCGCTGGTGTGCGCCTTACTCCTTCGTGAAAGCCTACAAGGTGACGGTGGGCGGGGCCGAAAAGCAAACGTTTGGGAGGAGCCGACGCAGCGGGGGCGTGGGCCCCATCCAGAACATCTCCAAGGTTTGCTTGGTGGCGCTGAACGACGCCGGAGATAGCGAGGGATCGTGTTTGATGTACCAGCCCGAGAAGCGCAGCGCGTCTCTGATAGCGGGACTGATAGGGGGCGCTCTGGGGCTCTTGTTGCTCCTGTTGTTGGCTGCGCTGCTCTGGAGACGGCGGCGGCAGAGGAAACTGCAGAACAGCATCTCCGTGAGAGGCACTGCTGAAATCTAAACAACAACACACGCTTTCACAAGAGACACTTCACCGGGGTGACGACGGAAGTTTTTCTTTGTAGAAGAAATAGCAAGGAAAGCACTCAACTTTTCAAGGGTTACGCAAGTATATACCCGAGCGGTATCAAAATAGTTCATTATCCCCAAAACATGCAATTATACACACACAACGAAAAAACTATTGCAAAGTTGCTTCACCCAGAAAGATTTTCATTGACGTACAGTTTTGTGGAATAGTAaacaaaaactctcaaaaaaaatatacaggggtaaaatgatatgactaaaactagactaaaatgttgacagtttttgttgactaacaCTAGACTAATAAAATTGTTTCCTTGGACttaaatgctagatttatagttgactaaaaatggactaaatcaaaacgggatgaggttgactaactatgataaaaattAACAAGCGGGACTGAAACTTGGACTAAAAATGACTGAGACTAAATATAAATCTAAATATATAATTAACACTTTACAAATCCTATTTctcaactaaaactaacgaaaaaacaaaaattaaaaaaaacttttattttcgaaataaaataaaaacgaaaatgctttaaaaaaaaacgaaaactaacaaactacatttaatgtttacaaaactaactataactaTGGTAATCATCATCATGGTAATCATCATGAGCCTTTggagatgatttattttgatctttaaaaaaaagaagaagaaaaaaagtttttttaaaaagtacagttttgtatttttttcacaaaaacatattAGTTTTCTATAGTGCTAAAGCCACAGAACCGAAAACAATGCACTACcacaaaactacaaaaatatttaatgtattatgCAAACAAAattgatcaattatttttatttagaccTTACACATTCACGAAAAACATTCATAcgtattaaatatatttatgtctttgtttttgtttactattCCACAAATCAGTAGTCAATATAAAATCTACACTATTCTATTTTAGAATAGGATgcacaaaagaaaatgtgtggaatgaaaaatgtatttatttatataaatatatttttaaagatgatTGAGTATAGAATCGTGGAAGTGCCAATGTGGAGCAAACATTTCTGACTGGCAACTAACTTCGAAcctatttgtatatttaaaacgtATTTTAAGAACcggtacgtttgaacgtacttgtgGGCTAAACGCTTATAAATATTGGGGTATTAACTTGTGCATGCATTACAAATACGTTCCAAAATTGAGTAAGTCATTTGTAATTTTTCTGATTTATTATGCTAGCAAGATTTCTGTTTGCCATTCTTTTTAAATGATACCAAGTGGGTCTGCGCATGCGCAAGTACGGTCGAGCATACTTGGAAATACATTAGTCAATGTATTATTATGCTCgttatgatatatatattgacTTTTTGCACTGCTTTCCTCCCATCTACATATTTTAatcaatcacatattttataaattcaagtcaatgtgtgtgtatgtatatatatatatatatatatatatatatatatatattata containing:
- the LOC144036143 gene encoding leucine-rich repeat neuronal protein 4, with translation MQTHLTLTGWEVERVQEGSKKRGQCGRLQLLVRGEVEIIHKGEADKWRTAQQREELPKAFQLLKLLQATSCVMAPSRPAPTMLIYLLLLSASTSQPTTKPEPGANRTRPLRPRAFPSEVLVLPPDNYYDTNDDVTTVPPETVSAKRGTLKRCDYNPCEENQPACIELAAANNCLCPGSTSKREAPQPPFLKTLTWNGSDVVLRWCAPYSFVKAYKVTVGGAEKQTFGRSRRSGGVGPIQNISKVCLVALNDAGDSEGSCLMYQPEKRSASLIAGLIGGALGLLLLLLLAALLWRRRRQRKLQNSISVRGTAEI